In Flavobacterium endoglycinae, one DNA window encodes the following:
- a CDS encoding competence protein gives MAFEELKENTEKIQEQTKVYIDSHLAYYKLWGFKVAMKSTTLIFKFTLILLCFSMVMIFGSFAAAYAFGSLFESNALGFLTVGGIYLVFTILLFFIKDKMVEGPILEKFSEIFFND, from the coding sequence ATGGCTTTCGAAGAATTAAAAGAAAACACCGAAAAAATTCAGGAACAAACAAAAGTCTACATAGATAGTCATTTAGCTTATTATAAATTATGGGGTTTTAAAGTAGCAATGAAGTCAACAACTTTAATATTTAAGTTTACGTTGATTTTATTATGTTTTAGTATGGTAATGATTTTTGGATCTTTTGCAGCTGCTTATGCATTTGGTTCTTTATTTGAAAGTAATGCACTTGGATTTTTAACAGTTGGAGGGATCTATTTAGTATTTACTATTTTACTTTTCTTTATAAAAGATAAGATGGTCGAAGGCCCAATTTTAGAGAAATTTTCAGAAATATTTTTTAATGATTAA
- a CDS encoding DUF6327 family protein, producing MEKKKYSSYAEIERDLEILKLEKEINYQKLVLSFQKTKDSITPQNLVNGFVSSYTDYVKKSYPEILQSIIPFIINWFINKKRGS from the coding sequence ATGGAGAAGAAAAAATACTCATCTTATGCGGAAATTGAAAGAGACTTAGAAATCCTGAAGTTGGAAAAAGAGATCAATTATCAGAAATTGGTTTTAAGTTTTCAGAAAACCAAAGACAGCATTACACCACAAAATTTAGTTAATGGATTTGTTTCATCTTATACAGATTATGTTAAGAAATCATATCCAGAAATTTTACAATCAATTATTCCCTTTATAATCAATTGGTTTATAAATAAAAAAAGAGGCAGTTAA
- a CDS encoding LysE family translocator: MINDILAGLPWGLFLSFMVGPVFFILLETSITKGFRAALVFDCGVVLGDIFFIAIAYLGSYRLISSLKDKPALFIFGGIIMLAYGIISFVRLRKEEKINEEEIDRDIIKRNYGSLFVKGFLLNVINIGVLGFWLAVIISVGPKLEMQNSRMITFFTSVIIAYLLVDCFKILLAKQLKSKMTPNNILKIKKAISIVLMVFGLVLITQGWFPKEKEMVKNAFERIENK, encoded by the coding sequence ATGATAAATGATATTCTGGCTGGACTGCCATGGGGACTTTTTTTAAGCTTTATGGTAGGTCCGGTATTTTTTATACTATTAGAAACCAGTATTACCAAAGGATTCAGAGCCGCATTAGTTTTTGACTGCGGTGTAGTTTTAGGTGATATTTTCTTCATTGCAATTGCTTATCTTGGAAGTTACAGATTGATTTCCAGTTTAAAAGATAAGCCGGCATTGTTTATTTTTGGCGGTATTATAATGCTTGCTTACGGAATCATTTCGTTTGTGAGATTACGAAAAGAAGAAAAAATAAATGAAGAAGAAATTGATCGAGATATTATAAAAAGAAATTACGGAAGTTTATTTGTAAAAGGCTTTCTACTGAACGTTATCAACATTGGAGTTCTTGGTTTTTGGTTAGCAGTAATTATTTCTGTAGGACCAAAATTAGAAATGCAGAATTCAAGAATGATTACTTTTTTTACTTCAGTAATTATTGCTTATTTGTTGGTTGATTGTTTTAAAATTCTATTAGCCAAACAATTAAAATCAAAAATGACACCTAATAATATTCTAAAAATCAAAAAAGCAATCAGCATTGTTTTAATGGTTTTCGGATTAGTGTTAATAACTCAAGGATGGTTTCCAAAAGAAAAAGAAATGGTTAAAAACGCTTTCGAAAGAATAGAAAATAAATAG
- a CDS encoding YtxH domain-containing protein produces the protein MSKNLNTAAAILAAAAAGAAIGILFAPDKGSKTRAKIKEGIDDAKHNIKDSFDASSEVLREKFTSATQNLDGTLTELLSNVSYKTEEVITFLESKLADLKAQNAKLQK, from the coding sequence ATGTCTAAGAACTTAAATACAGCAGCAGCCATTTTAGCTGCAGCAGCTGCGGGAGCGGCAATCGGAATTTTATTTGCTCCAGATAAAGGATCTAAAACTCGAGCAAAAATTAAGGAAGGTATTGATGATGCGAAACATAATATAAAAGATTCTTTTGATGCTAGTTCTGAAGTTCTTCGTGAAAAGTTTACAAGTGCAACTCAAAATCTTGATGGAACATTAACAGAATTACTGTCAAATGTTAGTTACAAAACAGAAGAAGTGATCACTTTTTTGGAATCTAAATTAGCTGATTTAAAAGCACAAAACGCTAAACTTCAAAAATAA
- the folB gene encoding dihydroneopterin aldolase, whose amino-acid sequence MGVIKLKNIRTFSYHGCLIEEGKIGSDYTVDLKIKTNLQKSAETDHLLDTVDYVHLNKIVTEEMAIRSHLLEHVAKRINIRVLAEIETVEKTTVWVSKINPPIGGDVESVTIKMTEFRK is encoded by the coding sequence ATGGGAGTTATAAAACTTAAAAATATCCGTACTTTTTCTTACCACGGATGTTTAATTGAAGAAGGAAAAATTGGATCTGATTATACTGTTGATCTAAAAATTAAAACCAATTTACAGAAATCAGCCGAAACAGATCATCTTTTAGACACGGTAGATTACGTTCATTTGAACAAAATTGTAACCGAAGAAATGGCTATTCGTTCGCATTTATTAGAGCATGTAGCCAAAAGAATCAATATTCGCGTGCTGGCAGAGATAGAAACAGTAGAAAAAACAACAGTTTGGGTTTCTAAAATTAATCCTCCTATTGGTGGTGATGTTGAGTCAGTTACTATAAAAATGACAGAATTTAGAAAGTAA
- a CDS encoding glutamine--tRNA ligase/YqeY domain fusion protein: MASEEKSLNFIEQIIEEDVKSGLSNTKLRFRFPPEPNGYLHIGHASSIALNFGLGIDYQSPVNLRFDDTNPEKEEQEFVDAIKKDVEWLGYTWAEECYASDYFQQLYDWAVFLIKKDKAYVDSQSSEEMAIQKGTPTTPGTDSPYRNRSVEENLDLFERMKNGEFEAGTHILRAKIDMKSTNMLMRDPIMYRILHKHHHRTGDAWKIYPMYDWAHGQSDYLEQISHSFCTLEFLPHRELYDWFLDQIFEDNKLRPKQREFARRNLSHTVVSKRKLQQLVKEKHVNGWDDPRMSTISGLRRRGYTAASLRNFANTIGIAKRDNLINVSVLEFCIREDLNKIAPRVMAVLDPVKLVITNYPEGKEEWLEAENNQEDENAGFRKVPFSRELYIEREDFLEEAPAKYFRLTLGKEVRLKNAYIIKGESVIKDSEGNITEIHVTYDTDSLSGSGTEASQRKVSGTLHWVSIKHALEAEVRLYDRLFTDEAPDSYKEKNFLDFVNPNSLEIVTGYVEPSLSTAQNEDKFQFQRLGYFTVDKDSTPSKLVFNKTVGLKDAWEEKGKKEENSINNSLKEINKYFKVETKADRIAIESAIGENIKNISSFSLLQNSLKKNINNNKASLLFSQFILKYSNWKSADFEEEDIKKLYSMSLKSESTYVRSKALLNLRDIESENLRNQFDDEILKLYSNPPKNASEREIEILSEMVKK; encoded by the coding sequence ATGGCATCAGAAGAGAAATCACTCAATTTTATTGAACAAATCATAGAGGAAGACGTAAAATCAGGTCTTTCAAATACTAAACTTCGCTTTCGTTTTCCACCAGAACCTAATGGTTATTTACACATTGGGCACGCTAGTTCTATTGCTTTAAATTTTGGTTTAGGAATTGATTATCAATCTCCTGTGAATTTACGTTTTGATGATACAAACCCTGAAAAAGAAGAACAGGAATTTGTTGATGCTATTAAAAAAGATGTAGAATGGTTAGGATATACTTGGGCAGAAGAATGTTATGCTTCAGATTATTTCCAGCAATTATATGATTGGGCCGTTTTCTTAATTAAAAAAGATAAAGCGTATGTTGATAGTCAATCTTCTGAAGAAATGGCGATTCAAAAAGGAACTCCAACAACTCCAGGAACTGACAGCCCGTACAGAAATCGTTCAGTTGAAGAAAACCTTGATTTATTCGAAAGAATGAAAAACGGTGAATTTGAGGCTGGTACACATATTCTTCGTGCAAAAATTGACATGAAATCAACAAACATGTTAATGCGTGATCCAATCATGTACAGAATTTTGCACAAACATCACCATAGAACTGGAGATGCTTGGAAAATATATCCAATGTACGATTGGGCACACGGACAAAGTGATTATTTGGAACAGATTTCTCATTCATTTTGTACGCTTGAATTCTTGCCTCACCGCGAATTATACGATTGGTTTTTAGATCAGATTTTTGAGGATAATAAGCTTCGTCCAAAGCAAAGAGAATTTGCCAGACGTAACTTATCACATACTGTTGTTAGTAAAAGAAAATTACAGCAACTAGTTAAGGAAAAGCATGTTAACGGTTGGGACGATCCTAGAATGTCAACTATTTCTGGATTGAGAAGACGTGGTTATACAGCTGCTTCATTGCGTAATTTTGCTAACACAATAGGTATTGCAAAACGTGATAATTTAATCAATGTTTCGGTTTTAGAGTTTTGTATTCGTGAAGATTTGAACAAAATTGCACCTCGTGTAATGGCTGTTTTAGATCCTGTAAAATTGGTAATTACCAATTATCCAGAAGGAAAAGAGGAGTGGTTAGAAGCTGAAAACAATCAAGAAGATGAAAATGCAGGTTTCAGAAAAGTGCCTTTTTCTCGTGAATTATACATTGAAAGAGAAGACTTTTTGGAAGAAGCGCCAGCTAAATATTTCCGTTTGACTTTAGGAAAAGAAGTACGTCTTAAAAATGCGTATATTATTAAAGGAGAATCAGTTATAAAAGATAGTGAAGGCAATATTACTGAAATACATGTAACGTATGATACTGATTCTTTAAGCGGAAGCGGAACAGAAGCAAGCCAAAGAAAAGTATCTGGAACCTTACATTGGGTTTCTATCAAACATGCTTTGGAAGCAGAAGTTCGTTTATACGATCGTTTGTTTACAGATGAAGCTCCAGACAGTTATAAAGAAAAAAATTTCTTAGATTTTGTGAATCCAAATTCTCTAGAAATCGTTACTGGATATGTTGAACCAAGTTTATCAACAGCTCAAAATGAAGATAAATTTCAGTTCCAGCGTTTAGGATATTTTACTGTTGATAAAGACTCAACTCCTTCAAAATTAGTATTTAACAAAACGGTTGGATTGAAAGATGCTTGGGAAGAAAAAGGTAAAAAAGAAGAAAACAGCATCAATAATTCTTTAAAAGAAATCAACAAATATTTTAAAGTTGAAACAAAAGCTGATCGTATTGCAATTGAAAGTGCAATAGGGGAGAACATCAAAAATATCTCAAGTTTCTCTTTATTGCAGAATTCATTAAAGAAAAATATCAACAATAATAAGGCTTCGCTGTTGTTTTCTCAGTTTATTTTGAAGTATTCAAATTGGAAATCTGCAGATTTTGAAGAAGAAGATATCAAAAAATTGTATTCAATGTCTTTAAAAAGTGAATCGACTTATGTAAGATCAAAGGCACTTTTGAACTTAAGAGATATTGAAAGTGAAAATTTGAGAAATCAATTTGATGATGAAATTTTGAAATTATATTCAAATCCACCAAAAAATGCTTCGGAAAGAGAAATTGAAATTCTTTCTGAAATGGTTAAGAAATAA
- a CDS encoding SPFH domain-containing protein, protein MGTAFIILLVFAFFIFMSSFFTVKQQSSVIIERFGKFQSVRNSGLQLKIPIVDRIAGRVNLKIQQLDVIIETKTRDNVFIKMKVSVQFKVIQEKVYEAFYKLEYPHDQITSYVFDVVRAEVPKLKLDDVFERKDDIAVAVKRELNEAMSTYGYDIINTLVTDIDPDIQVKNAMNRINAADREKTAAEFEAESSRIRIVAKAKAEAESKRLQGQGIADQRREIARGLVESVEVLNNVGINSQEASALIVVTQHYDTLQAIGADANSNLILLPNSPQAGSDMLNNMVASFSASNQVGEMMKKHSKKIEKPKPIQPQSGYEDDIQPDVQQ, encoded by the coding sequence ATGGGTACAGCATTTATTATCTTATTAGTATTCGCATTTTTTATTTTCATGTCTTCATTTTTTACTGTAAAGCAACAATCTTCAGTAATTATCGAGCGATTTGGAAAATTTCAAAGTGTTAGAAATTCAGGACTACAATTAAAAATTCCAATTGTTGACAGAATTGCAGGACGTGTAAATCTTAAAATTCAACAACTTGATGTTATCATCGAAACCAAAACAAGAGACAACGTTTTTATAAAAATGAAAGTTTCTGTTCAGTTTAAAGTAATTCAGGAAAAAGTATATGAAGCTTTTTATAAATTAGAATATCCTCATGATCAGATCACTTCTTATGTATTTGATGTGGTTCGTGCCGAAGTTCCAAAACTAAAATTGGATGATGTTTTTGAAAGAAAAGATGACATCGCAGTTGCAGTAAAACGTGAATTGAACGAAGCAATGTCTACTTATGGATATGATATTATCAATACTTTGGTTACCGATATTGATCCGGACATTCAGGTAAAAAATGCAATGAACAGAATCAACGCTGCTGATAGAGAAAAAACTGCAGCAGAATTTGAAGCAGAAAGTTCAAGAATTAGAATTGTTGCAAAAGCAAAAGCTGAAGCAGAAAGTAAACGTTTACAAGGTCAAGGTATTGCAGATCAGCGTCGTGAAATTGCAAGAGGTCTTGTAGAAAGTGTTGAAGTTTTGAACAATGTTGGAATTAATTCTCAGGAAGCTTCTGCCCTAATTGTAGTTACGCAGCATTATGATACATTACAAGCCATTGGTGCCGATGCAAATTCTAACTTAATCTTACTTCCAAATTCTCCACAAGCCGGAAGTGATATGTTGAATAATATGGTAGCTTCTTTTTCAGCATCAAACCAGGTTGGTGAAATGATGAAAAAGCACAGTAAAAAAATAGAAAAACCAAAACCTATTCAGCCTCAATCTGGATATGAAGATGACATTCAACCAGATGTGCAGCAATAA
- a CDS encoding coiled-coil domain-containing protein: MNELIKGALLFIGFGLLYFLFTLFVEYFLWLKPIGRTLLFWLFIAVEVFLLFRFILFPIFKLFKLQKGIDYNQASAIIGNHFTEVSDKLTNFLQLSSNENSAESSELMLASIEQKANSLQPIPFGNAINFKSNKKYLPLALIPVLLFAVFFISGNSNIISQSFNRVVHFNASFLPPAPFKFVVLNDNLQTEQNKDFIVKVETEGNIVPENVMIHIGNESYFMESSQTGKFEFKIEKPTSNVAFSFEGNSVSSNEYELKVITVPSIANFEMILNFPSYLKKKSEIIQGTGNAIVPEGTTVTWRMNTQSTQEVVWKDQHSTFNFKKDENEFKLAKNIVQNTEYQILTSNNKVKNYEKLDYQLSVIKDQHPTITVSPAPDSLKLDKNYVLGRLGDDYGLSKLQIVYYERNKPQTAKRGTIPVKQAVFDQFVFNFPSNLAVQEGVSYEYYFEIFDNDALHGFKSTKSSTFSDRVSTTDEIQDAELQQQNANINSLSKSLKNQEKQFSEMDKLKNTGKEKDNLEFKDQQKVNDFIKRQKQQDEMMKQFAEKMNKNLDKYSSEKKDKTADDLQKRLDNAEKDLEKNQKLLDELKNLNDKLNSEELFDKMEKFKQISKNQSRNLEQLVELTKRFYVEKKAEQVAEKLNKLSEQQEQLSNKDKENTKEKQDDINKSFDKIQEDLKDLKDENKSLKAPLDIPSDASKEKEVKNDLNKASEELSKNNSSSAKQKQKSASKKMKSMSREMSSSMEGGEQEQLEEDVAMLRQILDNLLAFSLSQEDVMKQFKSMKLGSSAFTKNIKIQQNLKQQFRHVDDSLFAMSLRNPKIAEDVTKEIGNVQYNMDKAIEVLTEVQIPKGVSHQQYAVSSANKLADFLSDLLNNMQMQMSKPGTGKPKPVDGQGMQLPDIIQKQKGLADKMKEGMKPGDKPGSGQQGRSGEGKPGQGNQNGQGKDGNGKGESGKEGKDGQGKNGQGNKNGGKGNDGNEDEDGEGDAEKIMEIYKEQVKLREALQKELSKKGLDAQGRPVIEQMKASEKQILNKGFKNENLQRILNIQQELWKLNNAVQEQGQDTKRQSETNKTEFSNKSNALPSSLTEYLNSVEILNRQSLPLRSNFNQKVQEYFNTK, from the coding sequence ATGAATGAACTAATAAAAGGAGCACTTCTTTTTATTGGTTTTGGTCTTTTATATTTTTTATTTACACTTTTTGTGGAATATTTTCTATGGCTGAAACCCATAGGAAGAACACTTTTATTTTGGTTATTTATTGCAGTCGAAGTTTTCTTGCTGTTCCGATTTATATTATTTCCAATTTTTAAACTATTCAAACTTCAAAAAGGAATTGATTACAATCAGGCTTCAGCCATTATTGGAAATCATTTTACAGAAGTAAGCGATAAGCTGACTAACTTTCTGCAGCTTTCTTCAAATGAAAATTCTGCTGAAAGTTCAGAATTAATGCTGGCTTCAATTGAGCAAAAAGCAAATTCTTTACAGCCAATTCCGTTTGGGAATGCGATTAATTTTAAATCAAATAAGAAGTACTTGCCATTGGCTTTGATTCCGGTTTTGTTGTTTGCTGTGTTTTTTATCTCTGGAAACAGCAATATAATTTCGCAGAGTTTTAATAGAGTAGTTCATTTTAATGCTTCATTTTTACCGCCGGCTCCTTTCAAATTTGTGGTTTTAAATGACAATTTGCAGACCGAGCAAAACAAAGATTTTATTGTAAAAGTAGAAACAGAAGGAAATATTGTTCCCGAAAATGTCATGATCCATATTGGCAATGAAAGCTATTTTATGGAATCTTCGCAAACTGGAAAGTTCGAATTCAAGATTGAAAAACCAACTTCGAATGTTGCTTTTTCTTTTGAAGGAAATTCAGTTTCATCAAATGAATACGAATTGAAAGTGATAACTGTTCCTTCAATTGCCAACTTCGAAATGATCTTAAACTTTCCATCTTACCTAAAAAAGAAATCAGAAATTATTCAGGGAACAGGAAATGCTATCGTTCCAGAAGGGACAACTGTAACCTGGAGAATGAATACACAGTCAACTCAAGAGGTAGTTTGGAAGGATCAGCACTCAACTTTTAACTTTAAAAAGGATGAAAACGAATTTAAACTGGCTAAAAATATAGTTCAAAACACAGAATATCAAATTCTTACTTCAAATAATAAGGTCAAAAACTACGAAAAATTAGATTATCAGCTGTCTGTCATCAAAGATCAGCATCCAACAATTACCGTTTCGCCAGCTCCAGATAGTTTAAAATTAGATAAGAATTATGTTTTAGGAAGACTGGGTGATGACTACGGTTTATCAAAATTACAGATAGTATATTACGAACGTAACAAACCACAAACTGCAAAACGCGGAACCATTCCTGTAAAGCAGGCGGTGTTCGATCAGTTTGTTTTTAACTTCCCAAGCAACCTTGCTGTTCAGGAAGGAGTATCTTATGAATACTATTTTGAGATTTTTGATAACGATGCTTTGCATGGATTCAAGAGTACAAAATCTTCTACATTTTCAGATCGGGTTTCTACTACAGATGAAATTCAGGATGCAGAATTGCAACAGCAAAATGCTAACATAAACAGTTTATCGAAGTCATTAAAAAATCAAGAAAAGCAATTTTCTGAAATGGATAAACTGAAAAATACAGGAAAAGAAAAAGATAATTTAGAGTTCAAAGATCAGCAGAAAGTAAATGATTTTATCAAACGTCAGAAACAACAAGACGAAATGATGAAACAGTTTGCTGAAAAAATGAATAAGAATCTAGATAAATACAGCTCTGAGAAAAAGGATAAAACGGCTGATGATTTACAAAAACGTTTAGATAATGCGGAGAAAGATTTAGAGAAAAATCAAAAACTATTAGATGAACTAAAGAACCTAAACGACAAATTGAACAGCGAAGAACTGTTTGATAAGATGGAAAAGTTCAAACAAATCAGTAAAAACCAATCTCGTAATTTAGAACAATTAGTTGAATTAACGAAACGTTTTTATGTAGAAAAGAAAGCAGAACAAGTTGCTGAGAAATTAAATAAACTGTCAGAACAACAGGAACAGTTATCTAATAAAGACAAAGAAAATACCAAAGAGAAGCAGGATGATATCAATAAATCATTCGATAAAATTCAGGAAGATCTTAAAGATTTAAAAGACGAGAACAAAAGTTTAAAAGCTCCTTTGGATATTCCATCAGATGCTTCAAAAGAAAAAGAGGTAAAAAATGATTTGAATAAAGCCTCAGAAGAGTTAAGTAAAAACAATTCTTCTTCGGCAAAACAGAAACAAAAGAGCGCTTCAAAGAAAATGAAGAGCATGTCTCGGGAAATGAGTTCGAGTATGGAAGGTGGAGAACAGGAACAATTAGAAGAAGATGTTGCGATGCTTCGTCAGATTTTGGATAACCTTTTGGCATTTTCATTGTCTCAGGAAGATGTAATGAAACAATTTAAATCGATGAAATTAGGTTCTTCGGCCTTTACTAAAAACATAAAAATACAGCAGAATTTAAAACAACAATTCAGACATGTTGATGACAGCTTGTTTGCAATGTCACTTAGAAATCCAAAAATTGCAGAAGATGTAACTAAGGAAATTGGAAACGTACAATATAATATGGACAAAGCAATTGAAGTTTTAACCGAAGTACAAATACCAAAAGGAGTTTCTCATCAGCAATATGCGGTATCATCAGCAAATAAATTAGCAGATTTTTTAAGTGATCTTTTAAATAATATGCAGATGCAAATGTCTAAACCGGGAACAGGAAAACCAAAACCAGTGGATGGACAAGGAATGCAGTTACCGGATATTATTCAAAAACAAAAAGGTCTGGCTGATAAAATGAAAGAAGGAATGAAGCCTGGCGATAAACCTGGAAGTGGACAGCAGGGAAGAAGCGGAGAAGGAAAACCAGGACAAGGTAACCAGAATGGTCAGGGTAAAGATGGAAACGGAAAAGGAGAATCTGGTAAAGAGGGTAAAGACGGACAAGGTAAAAATGGTCAGGGAAATAAAAATGGAGGTAAAGGCAATGACGGAAATGAAGATGAGGATGGAGAAGGAGATGCTGAAAAGATTATGGAGATTTACAAAGAACAGGTAAAACTTCGTGAAGCATTACAAAAGGAATTATCTAAAAAAGGATTAGATGCACAAGGCAGACCTGTTATTGAACAGATGAAAGCTTCAGAAAAACAAATTTTGAATAAAGGTTTTAAGAATGAAAACTTGCAGAGAATTTTAAATATTCAACAGGAGTTATGGAAATTAAACAATGCAGTTCAAGAACAAGGCCAAGATACGAAGCGTCAATCTGAAACAAATAAGACTGAGTTTTCTAATAAATCAAATGCGTTACCAAGCTCATTAACTGAATATTTAAATAGTGTAGAAATTTTAAATAGACAATCGCTACCTTTGCGCTCAAATTTTAATCAAAAAGTTCAAGAATATTTTAACACAAAATGA
- the gltX gene encoding glutamate--tRNA ligase, giving the protein MSKQVRVRFAPSPTGPLHIGGVRTALFNYLFAKKHNGVFYLRIEDTDQTRFVPGAEEYIMEALEWLGISPEETVGKNEKFGPYRQSDRKDLYQKYADQLINSGWAYYAFDTPEALDAHRKQHEAEGKTFIYNHHNREKLDTSLVISPEEVSKRIANGEHYVIRFKTPVDETLHLKDIIRGDVKFETNLLDDKVLFKSDGMPTYHLANIVDDHLMETSHVIRGEEWLPSMPLHVLLYRAFGWDAPEFAHLPLILKPIGNGKLSKRDGDKLGFPVFPLEWKTEEGVSSGYREKGFFPEAVVNFLALLGWNDGTDKELFSLEELVEAFDLNRVHKAGAKFDPEKNKWFNHQYLIKQNDEDLAKSFSPILEEKSFSTSLEVTTRIVSLIKERAHFVSDFWDLTDFFFQAPTAYDEKASKNWKEETPALMQELISVLENIEDFTSANIEAVVKDWLTKNEIGMGKVMQPFRLSLVGALKGPHLFDIVEIIGKTETISRIQKAISTL; this is encoded by the coding sequence ATGTCAAAGCAAGTTCGTGTGCGTTTTGCACCAAGTCCAACAGGACCATTACATATTGGTGGTGTTCGTACTGCCCTATTTAATTATCTATTTGCAAAAAAACATAATGGTGTTTTTTATCTGAGAATTGAAGATACAGATCAGACTCGTTTCGTACCAGGTGCCGAAGAATACATCATGGAAGCATTAGAATGGTTAGGAATTTCTCCTGAAGAAACTGTTGGGAAAAATGAAAAATTTGGTCCGTACAGACAAAGTGATCGTAAAGATTTATATCAAAAATATGCCGATCAACTGATTAATTCTGGTTGGGCCTATTATGCTTTTGATACTCCTGAAGCATTAGATGCTCATAGAAAACAGCACGAAGCTGAAGGAAAAACATTTATATACAATCATCATAATCGCGAAAAGTTAGATACTTCTTTAGTAATTTCTCCTGAAGAAGTTTCTAAAAGAATTGCAAATGGAGAACATTATGTGATTCGTTTTAAAACTCCGGTTGATGAAACTTTGCATTTGAAAGATATTATTCGCGGTGATGTTAAGTTCGAAACTAACTTACTTGATGATAAAGTTTTGTTCAAAAGTGATGGAATGCCAACGTACCATTTGGCCAATATTGTGGATGATCATTTAATGGAAACTTCACATGTAATTCGTGGTGAAGAATGGCTGCCATCGATGCCACTTCACGTTTTATTATACAGAGCTTTTGGCTGGGATGCTCCAGAATTTGCACACTTACCATTAATTCTGAAACCAATTGGAAACGGAAAATTATCTAAAAGAGATGGTGACAAATTAGGATTTCCTGTATTTCCTTTAGAATGGAAAACAGAAGAAGGTGTTTCATCTGGTTACAGAGAGAAAGGATTTTTCCCAGAAGCGGTTGTAAATTTCCTAGCTTTATTAGGATGGAATGACGGAACTGACAAAGAATTATTTTCTCTTGAAGAATTGGTTGAAGCTTTTGACTTGAACAGAGTTCATAAAGCGGGAGCAAAATTTGATCCTGAAAAGAACAAATGGTTCAATCATCAATATTTAATCAAACAAAATGATGAAGATTTAGCAAAAAGCTTCTCTCCTATTTTAGAAGAAAAAAGCTTCTCAACTTCGCTTGAAGTGACAACTCGTATAGTTTCTTTGATTAAAGAAAGAGCACATTTCGTCTCTGATTTTTGGGATTTAACGGATTTCTTTTTCCAGGCACCAACTGCTTATGATGAAAAAGCAAGTAAAAATTGGAAGGAAGAAACACCAGCTTTAATGCAGGAATTGATTTCTGTTTTAGAAAATATTGAAGATTTTACTTCTGCAAATATTGAAGCAGTGGTGAAAGATTGGTTAACCAAAAACGAAATTGGAATGGGTAAAGTGATGCAGCCTTTCCGTTTAAGTTTGGTGGGAGCACTTAAAGGTCCTCACCTATTTGACATTGTAGAAATCATTGGAAAAACAGAAACTATTTCTAGAATTCAAAAAGCTATATCAACTTTATAA
- a CDS encoding head GIN domain-containing protein, whose translation MKKLIIGAAILFVQMSFSQVTKQLGDFDTVKVYDKLTVKLVPSSENKIVIKGTREAELEAVNKNGILKLRMPFPKLLSGNDLDVTLYYKHLELIDVNEGATVTSNETIKATSFKVSAQEGGKINVDLNVDKLKVSSVSGGEITATGKADNLEAGLGAGGYFLGSKLATSQTKVSVSAGGKADVKASTLVDAKVSAGGSIYIYGNPKQINQKTVLGGKIEQVK comes from the coding sequence ATGAAAAAGCTAATTATAGGAGCAGCAATTTTATTTGTACAAATGTCTTTTAGTCAGGTTACTAAGCAATTAGGAGATTTTGATACCGTTAAAGTTTACGATAAGTTAACTGTAAAACTAGTACCGTCATCTGAAAATAAAATTGTTATTAAAGGAACAAGAGAAGCAGAATTAGAAGCTGTTAATAAAAATGGTATTTTAAAATTAAGAATGCCTTTTCCAAAACTTCTTTCAGGAAATGATCTTGATGTAACATTGTATTACAAACATTTAGAGCTGATTGATGTAAATGAAGGCGCTACTGTTACCAGCAATGAAACCATAAAAGCAACTTCTTTTAAAGTAAGTGCACAGGAAGGTGGAAAAATTAATGTAGATTTGAACGTTGATAAACTGAAAGTAAGTTCTGTTTCTGGTGGAGAAATTACCGCAACAGGTAAAGCAGATAACCTTGAAGCAGGATTAGGAGCTGGAGGATATTTCCTAGGAAGTAAATTAGCCACGTCTCAAACGAAAGTAAGCGTTTCTGCGGGCGGAAAAGCCGATGTGAAGGCTTCAACCCTTGTAGATGCAAAAGTGAGCGCAGGAGGCTCTATTTACATTTATGGAAATCCAAAACAAATAAATCAGAAAACAGTTTTAGGTGGAAAAATTGAACAAGTAAAATAA